The following are encoded in a window of Artemia franciscana chromosome 5, ASM3288406v1, whole genome shotgun sequence genomic DNA:
- the LOC136026915 gene encoding uncharacterized protein LOC136026915 isoform X2 — translation MGCIPVRKIQENECTDIISKNDLESNKDIHRVAVKEAVPYRCGTVTEYYPRSWKGIIVTIRRLIDADLKHGSPSSTSQNLLMDELENLRVLSAPGILHLLGVIPIQENHQISLVYERVQFGSLHRCMHELPIQEFGLKKKLIFLCQIATALKLVHNMGFLHLGISSHSIHIVSPTQAKLGNFEFAIRARGELNKCVYVQRPWDVFKNIYWRWMSPEVMERQVPTVESDNFSLCMVVAEVFTGKLPWEERDFKHVLELISQKREESEKYNEKNPVINVGQFPTLIRRLLRAGLDVQPRMRCDSSEIEFMLEQQIIAISKKGKGIRPSLDQSHSVSKISFRQPTRNESDSDSEMSCSSQERFVIARDSGVFGTPEVTDECAESVSSSSSKPYVQQKVETLVRRFSTKRDSVKPTSSGDNTVYQSVSSSPIQSRSFSRRFSLPSRSKKNETSSFDSAVKVSFFPQQPKHRSVNDSSGSSWGNILNSSKAGILKLTKGTLSTELKSADVSKNNTVYCSIQQSLDTVDRRPEPIYAKVQKGEKSLSKNESSKVIPPPPPMPKITQELRKPASYFSSPTVYVPPVNQDGHRVPSKDENRYTHIPSDIKSVVAQPRHVIEKEKELDRSEWRCILSRANSGAVCTQTANFCSKGTQTDVFQGNSSDEVKRYIQTDSDDNSSGSYKFSQPLMVSTPQRVDAIHDFGRAPSKNRKDPLVGSYEFSRGNIVETSSPFTIEEKKRRVSFYEPGIVPQRPSRGKNRKESSSNGSLYETANEVSQPEKFLCVPPPDLQKPKAKLSPPPPKPARVSLTSLPLVPYDDSVPASQDTSLISEKIVVKIDTNRGSVNVDSIVSENFESVIEHLSGNTGSTPSSASTIIDTTNPSGWGNLVTEEMIPKTVSVSETITENSHLCHNHIQRMQNNLVGYEPCASDGCPVEDEENNRNENVENQMIQNPSTELVPMQETVLETVNIKEETAYLSVVEDQGGIEAVNSSNQ, via the coding sequence ATGTGGAACAGTTACGGAGTATTACCCCCGAAGTTGGAAAGGGATAATTGTTACCATTAGAAGGCTCATCGATGCTGACTTAAAACATGGTTCGCCGAGCAGCACTTCTCAGAATCTATTGATGGACGAACTGGAAAACCTACGGGTGTTGAGTGCACCAGGTATTCTGCATCTACTTGGGGTCATACCGATCCAGGAAAACCatcaaatatctttggtttatgaAAGAGTTCAATTTGGCTCATTACATAGATGTATGCACGAGTTGCCTATACAAGAATTTGGCcttaaaaaaaagctgattTTTCTTTGCCAAATTGCCACTGCCCTGAAATTAGTCCATAATATGGGCTTTTTACATTTAGGAATATCCTCTCATTCCATTCACATTGTTAGCCCTACTCAGGCAAAACTGGGCAATTTCGAGTTTGCCATCCGCGCCCGAGGCGAGTTAAACAAATGTGTTTATGTTCAGCGCCCTTGGGACgtatttaagaatatttatTGGAGATGGATGTCCCCGGAAGTAATGGAAAGACAAGTGCCTACGGTTGAGTCGGATAATTTTTCTCTGTGTATGGTGGTAGCAGAAGTTTTTACAGGAAAACTGCCATGGGAGGAGAGAGATTTTAAACATGTGCTTGAATTGATAAGTCAAAAAAGGGAAGAATctgaaaaatacaatgaaaagaATCCTGTCATCAATGTTGGACAGTTTCCCACCCTTATCCGAAGGCTGTTAAGAGCTGGGCTGGATGTACAGCCGCGCATGCGCTGTGATTCTTCGGAAATTGAATTTATGCTCGAGCAGCAAATTATAGCGatttctaaaaaaggaaaaggtatCAGACCGAGTCTTGATCAGTCACATTCTGTCAGTAAGATATCTTTTAGACAGCCCACTCGTAACGAGAGTGATTCGGACTCAGAAATGTCGTGTTCAAGTCAAGAGAGGTTTGTGATTGCTAGAGATTCTGGTGTTTTTGGCACTCCGGAAGTAACAGATGAATGCGCTGAATCAGTAAGCTCGTCGTCTTCCAAACCTTATGTACAGCAAAAGGTAGAAACTCTCGTCCGAAGATTTAGTACGAAAAGAGATTCTGTTAAGCCAACAAGTTCAGGGGATAATACAGTTTATCAAAGTGTTTCGAGCAGTCCCATCCAAAGCAGAAGTTTTTCTAGGCGGTTTTCACTTCCGTCACGATCGAAGAAAAACGAGACAAGCTCTTTCGATTCGGCAGTTAAAGTGTCCTTTTTCCCACAGCAGCCAAAACACAGATCGGTTAACGATTCGTCTGGCTCATCCTGGGGTAATATATTGAACTCAAGCAAAGCCGGcatattaaaacttacaaaGGGGACGTTATCTACTGAACTAAAATCGGCAGACGTGAGCAAAAATAATACCGTCTACTGTTCTATCCAGCAATCGCTAGATACAGTGGACAGACGACCTGAGCCAATTTACGCCAAGGTTCAAAAGGGCGAAAAAAGTCTCTCGAAAAATGAATCATCAAAAGTTATCCCACCTCCCCCTCCGATGCCAAAAATTACCCAAGAGCTCCGAAAACCAGCAAGCTACTTCAGCTCCCCGACAGTTTATGTTCCACCAGTAAACCAGGATGGGCATAGAGTACCATCAAAAGATGAGAATCGATACACACACATTCCATCTGATATCAAGTCTGTTGTTGCCCAGCCCAGACAcgtaatagaaaaagaaaaagaacttgaTAGATCTGAATGGCGCTGTATTCTTTCAAGGGCTAATTCAGGTGCTGTTTGTACTCAAACTGCGAATTTTTGCAGTAAAGGTACCCAGACTGATGTTTTCCAAGGAAATTCAAGCGACGAGGTAAAGCGTTACATACAGACGGATTCTGATGACAATTCTAGCGGATCATATAAATTTTCTCAACCGCTGATGGTATCAACTCCTCAGAGAGTCGATGCTATTCACGATTTTGGTCGAGCCCCatctaaaaacagaaaagatcCTTTGGTTGGAAGTTATGAGTTTTCAAGGGGAAATATTGTAGAGACAAGCTCACCTTttactattgaagaaaaaaagcgGCGTGTCAGTTTTTACGAGCCTGGAATAGTTCCGCAAAGACCGAGTCGGGGGAAAAATAGGAAAGAGTCATCTAGTAATGGATCTCTGTATGAGACTGCCAATGAGGTGAGCCAACCTGAAAAGTTTTTATGTGTGCCGCCCCCTGACTTACAGAAGCCGAAAGCTAAATTatctcctcctccccccaaaccagCCCGAGTAAGTCTGACCAGCTTGCCTTTAGTGCCTTATGACGACTCTGTACCTGCCTCCCAAGATACTAGTCTTATATCTGAAAAAATTGTCGTGAAAATAGACACAAACCGAGGCAGTGTGAATGTGGACTCTATTGTTTccgaaaattttgaaagtgtTATCGAGCATTTGAGTGGCAACACTGGATCCACTCCAAGTAGTGCTTCAACTATTATTGATACTACAAATCCCAGTGGCTGGGGGAATTTAGTTACTGAAGAAATGATTCCAAAGACTGTTTCAGTGAGTGAAACCATTACTGAAAACTCTCATCTATGTCATAATCACATTCAACGTATGCAAAATAACCTAGTTGGATATGAACCATGTGCCTCTGATGGCTGCCCTGTTGAAGACGAGGAAAATAACAGAAATGAGAATGTAGAGAATCAGATGATACAAAACCCATCTACTGAACTAGTGCCCATGCAAGAGACTGTCCTAGAAACAGTGAACATAAAGGAAGAAACCGCTTATTTGTCGGTAGTTGAGGACCAGGGAGGCATTGAGGCAGTTAATTCTTCCAATCAGTGA
- the LOC136026918 gene encoding uncharacterized protein LOC136026918 — MIQKQDLGCFVMTSILTFQLIPISRCLSTSVLNILMLNHFFVFVCLHRLEMIRIYQKTDFCWFTSYQKPDTQDVNQETPKDYMCNEELKDGLRYTCSTYTLLRLLLGSDYMKVELISRIHFNPGTRVIGEKPECICVKDSEAMQLKVKELIQQFETEGFKREEIAVIETGQWKDVIKDGESVFRRQRALSVL, encoded by the exons ATGATTCAGAAACAAGATTTAGGCTGTTTTGTGATGACATCAATTTTGACTTTTCAGCTGATACCCATTTCCAGATGTCTGTCGACCTCGGTCCTgaatattttaatgttaaatcattttttcgtttttgtttgtCTCCACCGTCTCGAAATGATAAGGATATATCAGAAAACCGATTTCTGCTGGTTCACCTCATATCAAAAACCAGACACTCAAGATGTTAATCAAGAAACACCAAAAGATTATATGTGTAATGAAGAACTTAAGGATGGTCTTAGGTATACATGTAGTACATACACCCTGTTAAGACTACTCCTGGGATCAGATTATATGAAAGTCGAATTAATCTCAAGAATCCATTTCAATCCAGGAACTCGGGTTATTGGAGAAAAGCCTGAGTGTATTTGTGTCAAAGACTCAGAAGCTATGCAACTTAAAGTGAAAGAACTGATACAACAATTTGAAACAGAAGGATTTAAGAGAGAAGAAATAGCTGTTATTGAAACTGGACAGTGGAAGGATGTGATAAA GGATGGAGAAAGTGTTTTTCGGAGGCAAAGAGCCTTATCAGTTCTTTAG